In the genome of Leptolyngbya sp. FACHB-261, the window CAGATCAACCTGTCCCGTCCCGGGCTCGTTTGTCAGTGCGGACGGGCGCACGATCAACCAGTCGAGGTCGGTCAGCACCAGTTGGGTCTCAGCCTTCTTCTTCTCAACCATATAGTGTTCGAACGACGCATCCATGCGCCGCTCGCGCCATGCCTCGGGAAAGACCGAGACGAGGACGAAGCGACGCACCCCGGCGCGTTCCGCTGCGGCGGCCAGCTTTCCCGGCCCGTCGCCGTCGACGCGGGTCGTCGCCTCATCGCTCTCCTTGCCGCCCGCGCCCGCGCTGAACACGATCGCATTGCAACCGCGCATGGTTGCAGCCAGTTCGTCGATCGACATGGACACAAGGTCGCCCTGCACCGTCTGAATTCCGCCCAAGGCGAGCGCCTCCGCCTGCTCCGGTCGCCGCACGAGACCGATGGGTTCGTCGCCCGCCTCGGCAAGTTGTTCCGCCACTCGGCGACCGATGCCGCCAGCGATGCCGATGATGAAGACCTTCATAGCTACTCTCCGGCGTAGTGATCGCGGGCAATCAGGTGCTGAGCGGTCGGGGCCGACGAGGCCGGATTCTGTCCGGTGATCAGCGGTTCGCCACGCCCGCGATCAATTGGCGGAAAGTTCAGCTCCTTGAGCCTACCGCATGCTGTTTTGGCTGCATAAGCGTGAATCATGCTTGTTTCCCTCTTGAGTGTATTCAGACTGAATTCTCACTCCAGTTGTGAGAAAACTTTCTTGGTAGCGGTAAAGCCGCCATCAATTTTGAGACTCGTACCTGTAACAAAAGCAGTTTCAGAACTAGCAAGATCAGAGACTATGCCAGCCACCTCGTCACCCTGTCCGTAGCGACCGAGGGCAATCATCTTGATCATGGCTGCGGCAACGTCTCCATCTGCGGGATTCATATCGGTGTCGATCGCGACTTGGTCGCAACGTGTCGCACTGCCGATCGACTACTGCGCTACATACCCACCATCTACCATCAATGTTTCACCTGTTGTGAACGATGCCAGGTCAGATGATAAAAACAGAACTGCATTTGCAACTTCAAGCGGTGTTCCAATTCGTCCGATCGGGTGAAGTCCTGACATGTAAGCTTTGACTTCATCCTGCCCACCTGCCGCTGCTTCAAACATATCTGTTTCGATTACCGCTGGTGCAACGGCATTGATGCGAATACCCGCTTTGGCATATTGGAGCGCAGCAGCTTTTGTTAAGCCTACTACCGCGCAGATCAAACAGAGCGAAGCAACTTCAGTAACTCTTCCGCTGCGGGTTCCGAAGATGCCGGATTCTGTCCGGTCACGAGCCTCCCGTCCACTTGGACATAGGGAACCCAGTTGGCGGTTTTACTGTAGATGCTACCCCGTTCCTTTAGCTGGTCTTCCAACAAGAAAGGTACGACCGTGGTCAAGCCCACCGCTTCTTCTTCTGCATTCGTGAACCCGGTCACGCGCTTGCCTTCGACCAGATACTCGCCATCCTTTCCGCGCACATTGACCAACGCAGCCGGCGCGTGACACACTGCACCAACTGGCTTGTCGGACTTCACGAAGGCTTCGATCAGTGCGATGGATGTCGCGTTGTCGGGCATGTCCCACATCGGGCCATGTCCGCCGGGGTAGAAAACTGCGTCGAAATCGTCTGCGGACACGTCGGCTAGCTTTTTCGTGTTGGCAAGTTCAGTCTGCGCTGCAGTGTCTGTGCGGAAGCGCTTCGTTAATTCGGTCTGGTTTTCGGGTAGATCGCTTTTCGGATCGAGCGGCGGCTGACCGCCCTTCGGTGAGGCCACCGTGATCGCTGCTCCCGCATCCTTCAGCACGTAATAGGGAGCAGCAAACTCTTCCAGCCAGAAACCAGTTTTCTTTCCGGTATCGCCAAGTTGGTCATGAGACGTGAGAACAATGAGAATCTTCATAGCAAACCTCCTTTTTAAGAACTCAAACACGAACCTTCTCGCTGCATAACACCTGATTCACCTTCAGTATTGGTGTGAGAACATATCGGTGTCGATCGCGACTTGGATGCAACGTTTCGCACTGTTGATCGACTACTGCGCTACAAACCCACCGTCTACCATCAATGTTTCACCTGTTATGAGCGACGATGATTTGTCAGCGTCTGGACCTGCGAGGAAGCAAACGGTTGCCGCCACCTCCTCTAGGGTTGCAATCCGGCGGATGGCTTGAAGATCCATGATCGCTTCCGGCAGCTTGTCGGCTACGGCCGCTGCCATGTCCGTTGGCATGATGCCTGGCTGCACGACGTTTACAGTGATGTTGCGTGGGACCAGATCACGCTGGACACCTTTCGCATACCCTACGATCGCCGCCTTGGTGCCCATAGCAGATACTTTCGTACATTGCTTCAGATGAAAATTTAGTGCTGAGCCAAAGTCGGTTCATGAGTCGTTGTGAATTACAGTTCTTGAGCGGTTGGGCGAATCAAGATTTCGTTTACATCCACTTCTTTGGGTTGCTCGATCGCATAACGGATAGCTTGGGCGATCGCCTCTGGCTGAATTGCCATTTCATAGAGAGCATTTATATTTTTGGCAGCCTCCGGATCGGTGATCGAATTGGTAAGTTCTGTGGCAACGGCTCCAGGAGAAATAATCGTGCTGCGAATATGCGCTCCAACTTCTTGACGCAAGCCTTCTGAAATGGCACGAACGGCAAACTTTGTGCTGCAATAAACCGCTGAACCGGGATAGACTTTGTGTCCTGCAACAGAAGCAATGTTAATGATGTGTCCGCTTTGCGCTTTTTGCATGTGCGGCAAAACGGCGGCAATTCCGTATAGTACGCCTTTGATGTTGATATCGATTGTGCGTTCCCATTCGTCTACTTTTAGCTGCTCCAGACGAGACACCGGCATGATGCCAGCATTGTTGATCAACACATCAATTTTGCCGTATTGCTCTAGCGTGCTTTTTGCTAAGGCTTCAACCTGGTTACGCTGGGTCACATCGACGGTTTGATAGGTTGCGGTGCCGCCTGCGCTTTCAATCTCTGCCACAAGTTTCTCAAGTCGATCGTCTCGTCGGGCTGCCAGCATCAACTTTGCGCCGTGTTCTGCTAGTAGTTTGGCGGTTGCTTCTCCAATGCCACTGCTTGCTCCTGTAATGATGATGCTTTTTCCGGATATCTGGCTCATAGTTACAATTCCCTCTACAGTAGTCGTCATGATGTACTCCGTTGCGTGTATCACTGCTAAATCAGCAACTTATTTACCAATCACCACCAACCCCAGAAGGTACCGCCACCCCCGATACTTACCCCACCGGGCAGCTTCCACGTAAGTCGCGTCTTTCACTTCCGTTCCGATTCTCTGATGTCCTTTGATTACTTGAAACTTCATCTTTGTCTCCTTGACTCGTGCGCGATCGAGTTAGCGAATCTGTTTTGGAGTCATTCCAGTGATTCGCTTAAGCTGTTGGGTCAGATGACTTTGACTGGAGAAACCAACTTGTAAAGCAATGTCGGCGATCGCCAAATCTGTTTTCGACAGCATCAATTTTGCTCGTTCCACCCGCTGTTGAATTACGTACTGGTGTGGAGAAACCTCGATCGCTTGTTTGAATGCAGTGGCAAAGTAAGTCGGGCTAAGATTCAGAGTTTCTGCAAGTTCAGCCAGTGACAAGTCTCGATCGAGGTGAGTCTGAATATAGTCGAGTACTTGTTGCAATTGGGTGCGCGTTAAACCTTTGTACTTGAATTCAGTAGTTGACGTTGTAGTTGTTAGCATGGTTCAAAAATTGGCAATTTGTTCAACAAAACAGGCAAAAGCTAGCGATCGCGCATTTGATCACTTACTAGCACTACAAACAAGTCAGATATGAATGGAGCTTAGTGACTTGCA includes:
- a CDS encoding SDR family oxidoreductase — encoded protein: MSQISGKSIIITGASSGIGEATAKLLAEHGAKLMLAARRDDRLEKLVAEIESAGGTATYQTVDVTQRNQVEALAKSTLEQYGKIDVLINNAGIMPVSRLEQLKVDEWERTIDINIKGVLYGIAAVLPHMQKAQSGHIINIASVAGHKVYPGSAVYCSTKFAVRAISEGLRQEVGAHIRSTIISPGAVATELTNSITDPEAAKNINALYEMAIQPEAIAQAIRYAIEQPKEVDVNEILIRPTAQEL
- a CDS encoding SDR family oxidoreductase, translating into MKVFIIGIAGGIGRRVAEQLAEAGDEPIGLVRRPEQAEALALGGIQTVQGDLVSMSIDELAATMRGCNAIVFSAGAGGKESDEATTRVDGDGPGKLAAAAERAGVRRFVLVSVFPEAWRERRMDASFEHYMVEKKKAETQLVLTDLDWLIVRPSALTNEPGTGQVDLGLAKVHTEVARDDVATTIVELLRTPGLNRLILELTGGGMAISEGISELTIRLGCGGGLSTDFVLRNADDRLD
- a CDS encoding SDR family oxidoreductase; amino-acid sequence: MICAVVGLTKAAALQYAKAGIRINAVAPAVIETDMFEAAAGGQDEVKAYMSGLHPIGRIGTPLEVANAVLFLSSDLASFTTGETLMVDGGYVAQ
- a CDS encoding type 1 glutamine amidotransferase domain-containing protein: MKILIVLTSHDQLGDTGKKTGFWLEEFAAPYYVLKDAGAAITVASPKGGQPPLDPKSDLPENQTELTKRFRTDTAAQTELANTKKLADVSADDFDAVFYPGGHGPMWDMPDNATSIALIEAFVKSDKPVGAVCHAPAALVNVRGKDGEYLVEGKRVTGFTNAEEEAVGLTTVVPFLLEDQLKERGSIYSKTANWVPYVQVDGRLVTGQNPASSEPAAEELLKLLRSV
- a CDS encoding AraC family transcriptional regulator is translated as MLTTTTSTTEFKYKGLTRTQLQQVLDYIQTHLDRDLSLAELAETLNLSPTYFATAFKQAIEVSPHQYVIQQRVERAKLMLSKTDLAIADIALQVGFSSQSHLTQQLKRITGMTPKQIR
- a CDS encoding SDR family oxidoreductase, which produces MGTKAAIVGYAKGVQRDLVPRNITVNVVQPGIMPTDMAAAVADKLPEAIMDLQAIRRIATLEEVAATVCFLAGPDADKSSSLITGETLMVDGGFVAQ
- a CDS encoding SDR family oxidoreductase, whose protein sequence is MNPADGDVAAAMIKMIALGRYGQGDEVAGIVSDLASSETAFVTGTSLKIDGGFTATKKVFSQLE